The following coding sequences are from one Nymphalis io chromosome 5, ilAglIoxx1.1, whole genome shotgun sequence window:
- the LOC126768740 gene encoding cuticle protein 8-like isoform X2 yields MFSKIVTFGAMLAAANAGLLHGHAPAISSQSIFRHDGGHYSAPIAYAAPLAHAAPLAHAAPLAHAAPLAYAAYAAPAGHYDGHDEYAHPKYDFAYSVADPHTGDHKSQHESRDGDAVHGYYSLVQPDGSVRKVEYTADAHNGFNAVVHNSAPSVHVAPAHAYHHY; encoded by the exons ATGTTCAGCAAA ATCGTAACTTTCGGTGCCATGCTGGCAGCAGCTAATGCTGGCCTTCTACACGGGCACGCTCCCGCCATCTCTTCCCAGAGCATCTTTCGCCACGACGGAGGCCACTACTCCGCTCCTATCGCTTACGCCGCCCCCTTGGCCCACGCTGCCCCTCTGGCTCACGCCGCCCCTCTGGCTCACGCTGCTCCCCTCGCATACGCCGCATACGCTGCTCCCGCCGGCCATTACGATGGACATGATgaatat GCTCACCCCAAATACGACTTCGCGTACTCAGTAGCCGACCCCCACACCGGTGACCACAAGTCCCAGCACGAGAGCCGCGACGGTGATGCCGTGCACGGATACTACTCTCTGGTGCAGCCCGATGGTTCCGTCCGCAAGGTCGAATACACCGCTGATGCTCACAATGG tttcaACGCCGTGGTGCACAACTCAGCCCCCTCCGTCCATGTCGCACCCGCCCACGCCTACCACCATTACTaa
- the LOC126768740 gene encoding cuticle protein 8-like isoform X5, producing the protein MFSKIVAFGAMLAAANAGYLHGHAPATSSQSIIRHDEGHYSAPIAYAAPLAHAAPLAHAAPLAYAAYAAPAGHYDGHDEYAHPKYDFAYSVADPHTGDHKSQHESRDGDAVHGYYSLVQPDGSVRKVEYTADAHNGFNAVVHNSAPSVHVAPAHAYHHY; encoded by the exons ATGTTCAGCAAA ATCGTAGCTTTCGGTGCCATGCTAGCAGCAGCTAATGCTGGCTATCTACACGGACACGCTCCCGCCACCTCTTCCCAGAGCATCATTCGCCACGACGAAGGCCACTACTCCGCTCCCATCGCTTACGCCGCCCCCTTGGCCCACGCTGCCCCTCTGGCTCACGCCGC TCCCCTCGCATACGCCGCATACGCTGCTCCCGCCGGCCATTACGATGGACATGATgaatat GCTCACCCCAAATACGACTTCGCGTACTCAGTAGCCGACCCCCACACCGGTGACCACAAGTCCCAGCACGAGAGCCGCGACGGTGATGCCGTGCACGGATACTACTCTCTGGTGCAGCCCGATGGTTCCGTCCGCAAGGTCGAATACACCGCTGATGCTCACAATGG tttcaACGCCGTGGTGCACAACTCAGCCCCCTCCGTCCATGTCGCACCCGCCCACGCCTACCACCATTACTaa
- the LOC126768740 gene encoding cuticle protein 8-like isoform X3 encodes MFSKIVAFGAMLAAANAGYLHGHAPATSSQSIIRHDEGHYSAPIAYAAPLAHAAPLAHAAPLAHAAPLAYAAYAAPAGHYDGHDEYAHPKYDFAYSVADPHTGDHKSQHESRDGDAVHGYYSLVQPDGSVRKVEYTADAHNGFNAVVHNSAPSVHVAPAHAYHHY; translated from the exons ATGTTCAGCAAA ATCGTAGCTTTCGGTGCCATGCTAGCAGCAGCTAATGCTGGCTATCTACACGGACACGCTCCCGCCACCTCTTCCCAGAGCATCATTCGCCACGACGAAGGCCACTACTCCGCTCCCATCGCTTACGCCGCCCCCTTGGCCCACGCTGCCCCTCTGGCTCACGCCGCCCCTCTGGCTCACGCTGCTCCCCTCGCATACGCCGCATACGCTGCTCCCGCCGGCCATTACGATGGACATGATgaatat GCTCACCCCAAATACGACTTCGCGTACTCAGTAGCCGACCCCCACACCGGTGACCACAAGTCCCAGCACGAGAGCCGCGACGGTGATGCCGTGCACGGATACTACTCTCTGGTGCAGCCCGATGGTTCCGTCCGCAAGGTCGAATACACCGCTGATGCTCACAATGG tttcaACGCCGTGGTGCACAACTCAGCCCCCTCCGTCCATGTCGCACCCGCCCACGCCTACCACCATTACTaa
- the LOC126768740 gene encoding cuticle protein 8-like isoform X4 — MFSKIVAFGAMLAAANAGYLHGHAPATSSQSIIRHDEGHYSAPIAYAAPLAHAAPLAHAAPLAHAAPLAYAAYAAPAGHYDGHDEYAHPKYDFAYSVADPHTGDHKSQHESRDGDAVHGYYSLVQPDGSVRKVEYTADAHNGFNAVVHNSAPSVHVAPAHAYHHY; from the exons ATGTTCAGCAAA ATCGTAGCTTTCGGTGCCATGCTAGCAGCAGCTAATGCTGGCTATCTACACGGACACGCTCCCGCCACCTCTTCCCAGAGCATCATTCGCCACGACGAAGGCCACTACTCCGCTCCCATCGCTTACGCCGCCCCCTTGGCCCACGCTGCCCCTCTGGCTCACGCCGCCCCTCTGGCTCACGCTGCTCCCCTCGCATACGCCGCATACGCTGCTCCCGCCGGCCATTACGATGGACATGATgaatat GCTCACCCCAAATACGACTTCGCGTACTCAGTAGCCGACCCCCACACCGGTGACCACAAGTCCCAGCACGAGAGCCGCGACGGTGATGCCGTGCACGGATACTACTCTCTCGTGCAGCCCGATGGTTCCGTCCGCAAGGTTGAATACACCGCTGATGCTCACAATGG tttcaACGCCGTGGTGCACAACTCAGCCCCCTCCGTCCATGTCGCACCCGCCCACGCCTACCACCATTACTaa